A region from the Ptychodera flava strain L36383 chromosome 12, AS_Pfla_20210202, whole genome shotgun sequence genome encodes:
- the LOC139146052 gene encoding toll-like receptor 13, with protein sequence MPKTWPLWITHLDLSGINMISSLGTKAFAKLSDLRELRLDGNDINTLGSQSLDGLDQLMILMMNSTGISTIEGLPFRTLRNLQTLDLSYNKLGVIPGYNYLTCMDITYLYTLVNVQTLLVDQLDFSNCNEASFVHIPSVEILSIRGSEISDHLLKKLRLPNNLIRHVDLSENMIESAESGILLTLTHVVSLDLSRNPLFPESIERLLQGLKNSSIYVLKLQELGTREDYFSELRPTTFRPLNRTKLEELYFSRNNITTLSANSFVGLHYLKFLDLHDNKVGILSPDTFYGLTDLTTLKLDNNHLSDIEQVKEALKHLKSLKYLDLGYNKLTEISSFAFEGVPNLVKLVLENNEILNISRDSFGGLNDDESDDEPDDEYDAFVVYNEHDRDWVMGQLRPNLEDGDPPDFRLCLHERDFLPGTDIFENILDSIEKSHKTLLILSSHFAESEWCYFEMRMAQNHLFDGKRDVIVMILLEEIPDDKMPRVLRNILLTKRYLKWPNNRVGRRIFWQKLRLELKSENRVNRVANV encoded by the exons ATGCCTAAGACATGGCCGCTTTGGATTACCCACTTAGACCTCAGCGGCATTAACATGATATCATCGCTTGGAACAAAAGCCTTCGCTAAACTTAGCGACCTGCGAGAACTACGACTAGATGGCAACGACATCAATACGCTGGGTTCTCAATCCCTTGATGGCTTGGATCAGCTGATGATACTCATGATGAACAGCACTGGAATTTCTACAATCGAAGGTTTGCCTTTCAGAACTCTGCGCAACTTGCAAACGCTGGATCTGAGTTACAACAAACTGGGCGTGATCCCAG GCTACAACTATTTGACATGCATGGACATCACTTATCTCTACACACTGGTTAATGTACAAACCCTTCTTGTTGACCAATTGGACTTCTCAAACTGCAACGAGGCAAGTTTTGTTCACATTCCatctgtagagattttatcaaTTAGAGGGAGTGAAATTAGTGATCACTTACTGAAGAAACTCCGGCTGCCAAACAACCTCATAAGACATGTCGATCTCTCAGAAAACATGATAGAATCTGCAGAATCTGGTatattgttgacattgacaCATGTTGTCAGTCTGGATCTGAGCCGGAATCCACTCTTTCCGGAGTCAATAGAGAGATTACTGCAAGGCTTGAAAAACTCTAGCATATATGTGCTAAAGCTTCAAGAATTAGGCACGCGGGAAGATTATTTCTCTGAACTTCGACCGACAACTTTCAGACCgttaaacagaacaaaactgGAAGAATTATATTTCTCAAGAAATAACATAACAACGCTTTCTGCCAACTCATTCGTTGGTCTGCATTATTTAAAGTTCCTCGATCTCCATGACAACAAAGTGGGGATACTTTCCCCGGACACATTTTACGGTCTGACTGATTTGACAACACTTAAGTTGGACAACAACCATCTATCTGATATTGAACAAGTCAAGGAAGCCCTGAAGCATCTGAAATCTTTGAAATATCTTGACCTTGGATACAATAAACTGACTGAGATTTCATCCTTCGCCTTTGAGGGTGTTCCAAATCTGGTGAAACTTGTGCTCGAGAACAACGAAATCTTAAATATTAGCCGAGACAGCTTCGGAGGCCTAA ACGACGATGAGAGTGACGATGAACCCGATGATGAATACGACGCCTTCGTCGTGTACAATGAACATGATCGTGACTGGGTCATGGGTCAATTACGTCCCAATCTTGAAGATGGTGATCCACCAGATTTTAGGCTCTGTTTGCACGAACGTGACTTTCTACCAGGTACCGACATTTTTGAGAACATTCTGGATAGCATAGAGAAGAGCCACAAAACCCTTCTCATACTGTCATCACACTTTGCTGAAAGTGAATGGTGTTATTTTGAAATGAGAATGGCACAGAACCACTTGTTTGACGGCAAGCGAGATGTCATCGTCATGATTCTTCTTGAAGAAATTCCTGATGATAAAATGCCTCGTGTTCTGCGTAACATCCTGTTGACCAAACGATACCTGAAATGGCCAAATAACAGGGTGGGAAGGCGGATTTTCTGGCAGAAGCTTCGACTTGAATTGAAGTCCGAAAACAGAGTGAACAGAGTGGCCAACGTATAA